A single window of Mugil cephalus isolate CIBA_MC_2020 chromosome 1, CIBA_Mcephalus_1.1, whole genome shotgun sequence DNA harbors:
- the LOC125009975 gene encoding uncharacterized protein LOC125009975 produces MTPDALDTRDFSLTLRKPHLSDSGNYTCSISDGREDRRVTDVHLQVKVSHHTLAVEVLEGAESVLLPCQDSSVPVRPTVEWIRYDLSPSTVHQRQTSGDQLKNQNHLYSDRTSMKTDALSTGDFSLNLRKPRLSDNATYICSIRAFGNERRLAALQLLVKEPPPVWPKVLVGLLFLPVLFLVSLGVFCFIVDTTSCQSSRWRWIQGRSLSSCPAKP; encoded by the exons ATGACGCCTGATGCTCTGGACACTAGAGACTTCAGCCTCACTCTGAGAAAACCCCACCTCTCTGACAGCGGCAACTACACCTGCTCCATCAGTGATGGAAGAGAAGACCGGAGAGTGACAGACGTACATctacaggtcaaag TTTCCCATCATACCCTGGCTGTGGAGGTGCtggagggggcggagtcagTCCTGTTGCCCTGTCAAGACTCTTCTGTTCCTGTGCGCCCCACGGTGGAGTGGATCCGCTACGACCTCAGTCCTTCAACCGTCCACCAGCGTCAGACGTCAGGTGatcaactgaaaaaccaaaaccatCTTTACAGCGACCGAACCTCCATGAAGACGGACGCTCTGAGCACTGGAGACTTCAGCCTGAATCTGAGGAAACCCCGTCTCTCTGACAACGCAACCTACATCTGCTCCATCAGAGCGTTTGGAAACGAACGGAGACTGGCAGCCCTACAGCTGCTGGTCAAAG AACCACCTCCAGTCTGGCCTAAAGTTCTTGTGGGTCTCCTGTTTCTCCCGGTGTTGTTCTTGGTGTCGTTGGGggtcttttgtttcattgtcgACACTACTTCATGTCAG tcctccaggtggaggtggattcaggggcggagtctgtccagctgccctGCAAAACCATAA